gacaatggtgggaaaaggattattatcatcaactagactagccactgtttctacaggcggttgagccttcttaacccatacattgttccggcgacgatctccgcgagagcttgcatttcttttaacaacagcaggccccttcatgttaggcatctttttaggcctgaaactggaacggggaggaacttcatttcgctttcgatcaggacgagctttcacagtcttaatactataggtacgaggtttggcagaatcaggaccctcatacttaacacgaatacgaggtatcaaaagctcagccggctccccatttcgagcctcggtcctcacatctttatcatcggtgCTCATCCACagcttgtagttttcagaaagacccacaaagccatttgtagctacggcccaacgcgggagaccattataatacttagcccacgctaggacccgtgtttgtgaaaaggccgctaccttaggtggtaccgtatcagaaaaggggatagtctgccttaaaccatattgacgcatgacttggtaagggaaaatataaatgggacgagataggcccaacaaagaaacataaaccgatacatcagaaccccctgtcatagtagtcaaaccccaccatggtaccacccacttaatagaataaatgccataagtaaaaaaggaggtccattcggcctcgtcctggccttggtgcaagtattttcggttacccaaggctatagggcgataatgtttaggatcggcaggagcttccaaaagtctaagccgttccgcaagccaaatctgcaaaaacaggtacgatcaaatcaaaagaatgaaaagaaaaaaaatggtccctggggcgcagtttcaacgcccaggaccaggcgtcgaaaactccagcgcccagccctgggcgctgaaactcagccccaggcaaaaaaaaatatatgcaaaagtggcgtatgcgtgcgcaaagaagaaaattgattacctgcagtaatagggggcttcccttaaaatgttcagatttggcatccttcttcagctcatccgcactcagcaaagtctcggcaacaaccaacggcatgatagaatagcaactttccatctggctaatcaaggggatcaaccttatgtcaccgaaatcaccattgttattcgatagcaaatagtgattcaacaagcaaaatacaagggctcgaatattcaatttctgttcggtcatattcttactaggcctaaagtgatgttttacaagttttgccaagttaaccttatcatctacaacaatttcagcaaacatgttatcatctagtcctaggaaagcccttatggttgttttaccctcttcaatagtgccaggggtaacatgagtaacattagtaggataaccaaggatcgcagcaaattcatcgggcaaaggacatatttcgttgccccgaaaggcaaaaacatgatgatcggagtcccaaaagcttagggcagcatgcagaaagttataatcaatattaatttgttgtaagcctaaaagtgcctctaagtggtattcttttaacaaagccttttctgtgggagtaagggcccgtagccaacgcctaacagtccgttggagtgagaaagtagggatcgacatggcaaaagcaatgagtaattaaaaaacacagtaaaaagagagaaagaatttgagagtggtggaaaatagggacgtatctagcccctatatatagctggacgcacccagtaacatcctgatcccattcggaaacgtgttaggaaatccgaaagtaaaaaatcaccaggaaaagactttcagcacccaaggctgggcgccgaaatgtttaacgcctggccttgggcgctgaaaatgcagccgaaggcccagatttcacaaaacacggaacaggaaaggacttaagaccgtgttgctaaacacgaggccctattgcaagtaggatcaagcccaaagcacctttagctcccaaataagcaaatataaacattaaaagttagtcgaaacttagactcgtctcagaaaatacttatgtacacttttcaaaaaaacaagttaaatatcatggtcattcttcgaaacaccaaaaatatgtgtcgtcaagtcgttggttttccaaataagaaATGTTTGTGTGTTGAAGGATTaacccgggccaagctaaagccggatgtcgcctgaaaactaaagtcgcactccacggcttcgctaaagtagcacactactataaaaggtcgctcgcacataagagcatgaccccaaacatgattacaagatgcgaaaaacgaccgccGAGctccagtgcttgggggctcgcggaaaatagactccaacaaggagcgcacaatcgaaatcacattctcggactgcgccatacaccatgtcatgtttggatatctaaaaaaaacaggttcgacctcagggaaaggtcgtcattgacacttgtgcacagtcctctgatcaaagaccaagtagtggaaaaattgagccgtaaagactagctcaaaccacgaaaccagacggtcgcaagacaaaggtccgtctgaacgcgttgtcagcccacgttcaggttacaactaaattcgagcatccctcgaaagaattcgctcttgcaagaatggataaaaagaaattctcaaaagaaatcacaaaaaaccaaagaaataggaacttgcccatcttcagttagcaagaccgcggcacgcgaatcccaaataaaaaaaaagacgaATTTAGGtacgctcacctccagcgagcggggcatccaccctcagcggacagggctcgccaacctttagcgggcggggcctgcgtcactagccgcgcaagtcctcaattttccaaaaatgaaatcttcaaaaacaaaatgaaacaggttcgccatcttcagccggcggggtctacggcgcaaaccacgtaggtccttattttcaaaaagcacaaacaaatttcaaaatagattcgtccacttctatcggacggggtgtccacccttagcggacaggttcgccatctttagccggcggggtctacgtcacaaaccgcgtaggtccttattttcaaatttcaaaaacagattcgtccacttctatcggacggggtgtccacccttagcggacaggctcgccatctttagccggcggggtctgcgccactaaccgcgcaggtccttagtcgctgcagcgataactttttctggttttcccttttccaaaaattaaaaggattggttttccgttttttccaaaaaagagcgatgtgctggattttccttcgttttacgtcccataaaaacaagggggttttctcgtttagctagccctgaaaatgagaatctttaaaaacatttttacctcgtggttgggcttggccaggcccaattacactttatagctttgatttcgaaaacacctgtagctactcccaatgacaaagtgagggagtttctacgcacctttagatcctcccaatgacaaagtgagggagtttctacgcacctttagatccttccaatgacaaagtgaggaagtttctatactatcagttgacaaatcccaatgacacgtgagggatatgtcgacacttcaagtgatgacccttaagtcaaatgttatcactcgggggctcgtgagaccctcgcaaaacaggtcacatacaccatggcttgtgtgacgcactccgtctaatactttgaccatcgtcttactccaagactcagtcaaagtgggggctaactgtagacacttacttttgtccccattcccgaaagggaaaggttcgatgatgaaagcgtaaatctccacttgacaacgcatctcctataaagtaaacgaatctcaattccccttttcatttcacccgaaacctgatatctatagaaaactgctatttatggaaacctgctaaaaatagtaactgccgtaaaaggtagcttctaaaagtggcaaatcataaaggatagaaatctgtcagaattaggtgttgcattccaacataaatcctaaatgagatagaaaactacgagaatcctattcctaatataattctgaaataagagttacgtattaattaaaatcctaacgagcctagagttcgtaacgggcccagacgcatcccgtcacaagattaatacgcactgaaagactcgattaagtctcaaactctacggatttcaggaatccgaatctgactaagaaaacagtccagaccctattttcaacgcctggctctgggcgccgaaatcttcagcgcccaggcctgggcgctgaaaatacctgggtacgtgttttttcctaattctttgtggattagaactctgcaattctatctttccacgaaatcttccctataaatacagccccaaattcgacgtgaaaggaacacacaacacaattatattctgagtattgactccaacccttagcctaagtctcacgctgcgaaattgttcacgcgttctgtcgcaatcgatccataaatcgaacagaacgtatcatgtcccataattgagattcgttaaataaaaaggagaaatagcaaagtcaaagtggttagttttctgagaaccgtgacgcacctctcaagggtgcgtcgtaatgtgccccttctcgatgatttaattgctttcctcgccctttttatgaactgttaaactaactaaatctaattgttctatcacacctaacaaatataatatttttgggaaattggataatcatgctaggtcccttaatgcaatctaaatcagataatcgcgatcgatctagtattatatgttgcatattgctaaaatcaactcagattagtttaatagttaacgcatgtcccttcaattatttatgctgacctagtaaggatatcctgcctctagagttatcgccgagcgaagtactcctctcggtagttacagtccccccaACCCTCAATctttaccttgcgggtgtatgttgagagatccccacatcagggatcacaagggaacctacggccgtcgtggtcaaacataattgcactccctttatgtcacgataaccgggttttgtcagtttttctcattgttgttaaaaactgaatggcgactcctatattactagtcaattgggtgtaaactcacaggaaatccaattacacttgattgaataaaaagaaccgtcacacccacgagggatgaggtcacgcattagcctcgtgctttttcgaccccctcacagtatgACGGCGATTCGAGCACTTCGTCACCGGCAACCGCCATTATTTCCTCCGGGGTGGTGTTCTTGGAAGCAGCACGAGTAACCGCTTTACTTGCCTGCTTCTTTGGTGATTTTCCATTAGAGTGATTTTTCTTCTTCCGAGGTCTGGCCATGGTGTCGAAGGAGGTGGTCACCTCTTCGAAACCTCTCGAGAGAAAAATCTGTTATTATTATCTACTTTAAATTCAGTCTTTTTATTATCGTATACAGTCAACAAATATAGTAAGAATTTCTTCTTATTTGTCACGGAGTAATATTCTACTTCATTATAATACTCTACTTCAAGAAACCTCATTAACTTTTCAATTCAGTGCAAAGGGAAAAAGTTGAAAACCTGACTATGAAAGAGTCCTAAAAGTCTCATATAATTATGGACTATAACATTGAATATGAGAAAACAAAAACGAACCAGTAGCCAATAGCCAATAGTGAAGCTCTACAATTGGAAATTTGAAGTGACTAGTTGGAAGGTGAATTTGGAGGGAGGAGAAGAATGGGGTTTAGGTAGAGAGATAATTGAAGAATGAACGTGGAAGAAACACGGGATTTGAAGAGATTTAAGAGACAAGAGGCAAAAGGTGAAACTGGTGAAGGTATTGAATGGAACTCtcccttcttttttcttttaggTGAAACTGATGAAGGTATTGTAATTGCAACTTTGCacttaattgaaaaattactggAATATCAAGTGTAAATAGGTCAAAATTGGAAGGATACTATATGAATAGAAAGGGACTGGTTTAGAAGGAAAGCAAGGCGGGTAATAAGGGACTGAGGGAATATTGCATAAGTTGAACTCGTGAAAGGCCTCTACATGTGGGATCCGAGAATTGTATTAATTTATCATGAAGTGTGAGTGTTTGACTACCAGTCACTGTCGGATAAGTGATCACTATGCATCAGACTAAATAGAATTTGATCAATTGTTGTTAAAGTGGAGaactaaaaaaatcaaatcccCGGTGCTACAAATGTTAAAAAGAGTTAAACAAATTTATTTGTGAGAGTTAAACCTGGGACAGtgctttaaattttatttttttggttgcACAAAGTTCAAATCCATTTTGTTACACCATCTTTCACATTAATGATAGTTTTCTTGCAGCCAAAAAGGCAAAAAGTAGACTATTCATAGACCATTTTCCCATTCTTTACCCCTGTTTATATTAACAAGCCTTGCTAACTATGTAGAGAGTATTTGATAGTTGACGTAGTTTAATTCCAATCCTAAATATCTTCGACAACATCGTGATAATTGTGCAAATTATTGATCatgtttatatagtactctgtATTTTGAATTGGCTATTATGTTGACAGTTTTTTTGATCTTGTGGATTGTCTATAATAAGATACTCAAGCTACTCCGTACATGGCAActtaagttatgaaatttccCAGTAACATGTTTTTGTAGCTTCTAGGAACCAAGTAAGGGTTTGTCCAAAATATATTTCTATGTGGTATATGTGAGTCCCTGTAACACTGTTTTTGAAACGTGGTTTTGTAGCTTCAAGGGGCTGAGTAAGGGTTTGTCTGAATGAAGGAGTTCCATTAAATGATTTATTTGGATGATTGATTTGGGACTTATAAGGGTTTGGTGATGTTCTGGGTAGTAATCTCCAAGATGATTAGTCAAAAGGGTAATTTAATAAAAAGGGGAAGTAAGGAGTTCCAAGGTAATGTGATTAATATTAACATTGCCAGTAGGAGAAGTGGCCAACCTTGCAATATTCATTTTAACATTTTTAGAAAGTTTTATACATAAAATTGACCAATTGCATACGGTACATAAACATGAAGTACTTTGTATTACTCATATGTTACAATTTTCTTTACTTTTCAAACAAAATTTGTGAGTGTGTTCATcatgattttgaataattaataattgaatATGTTGTGTTTAGTACAgacggcaaaaaaaaaatagtatttAAAAGGAAGCGAAATTTTCGGGGAGTTGATCCCATTTTGGAAGAGGATGAAGATGATCTTGAATAGGAACCGGTTACTGACGAAGATTCGGTTGATACATCTGTGACAAATTCAGATACATATGGAACGGTAGGCCAATTTATCAATCCTTGTTTTTGAGTATTTTAGTGGAATAACATATAATTCAACCTTTTTAGTAGACATGTGTAACAAAGTCTTTCGGTAGAGTTGTATAAGTTATATTTTATTGCGTCAGAAGATGACTAAAGGAAAGCATAGTGAAGGTGATTATGAAGCACGTAAAAAAgtaagaaagagaaagaagaaaGTACTAAAGTTCGATGGTTCTTTGTTTAAGGTGAAAACACTTCTATATAACAAGTCTAATTGCGAGTTGTGTGCTTTTATTGATTCCTTAGGTAGTTTAGATATCAGAGTCCTAGTGACATAGTTGTTCATGCTTTTGTTTTGAGCGGGACAATAGTTTGAGCAAGGGTAGACAAGTGAAGGAGGATGGTAAAGTGTTGAAGTTTCAGGAAAAGCACTTACATAGGATTATTGAGCTACAAATGCATCTTTAAGTAGTATATAAATGGTATTAACAAATTAGTTTAAGTTTATAATGTCTATATTTCATTTTGGACAGGCACCAAATGTTGTATGCAAAGTCGAAGCCTTTGGAAAAATGTGCCAGCACTTTGATGAGAGAAGGAGAAGATGGTTCATGGAGATGGGATTTGCAGGCCTCCTGAACCTAGTTAGGTTGCATTTACCTAGGCAGTTTAGTTATTGGTTAATGACTTGGATTGACCATGTGAATGAGAAGTTGATATATCTAGATGAGATAGAGTACAGGCTGTCAAAAAATCAAGTGAGGTGGATCTTAGGCATCCCTAATAAAGGGATGAATGTACCTCTCAGTGACATGAATAAGGAAATGAAATCCAAGAGCAACGCATTGATGAACAAGTATGGGAATTATTTTGAGAATTCTGAAAGAGGGAAAAAGGTGATATCGAGGTGCATACGTGTGGATGCAAAATTAATGGATAGAGCGGAGGGGGAGTGGGAGGTGCACCAGGAGGAGGACTTAAGACTCTTTTTTATTGTTAGCGTTGGATATGGTATTGTGTCCAACGTAATCACCTCGTTTGGGGAACGATATGGTTCCTGCATTAACGTGTGCAACGGACACAATATGATTGGTGTACACTTGTGCTAAAGAAACTGAAAGCTAGTGTTACTAGATTTGCGAGCGTCTTCTACAAGAAAAGATATGCGGGAGGTTGTGGTGGATGATCTATATTTGGTGTGGTAAGGAAGTAAGAGACGACTTTCatttaaatagatcttagttaccttatttaaatgaatttatctaAATACCAGGTTGTGACATTGCAATATGATTTTGCAGTTGTTGTATTTGGAACGATTGGATAGGAATCCAGTGAAATGGGGCACCTTTCCCATGTTGAAGGTGTGGACAAAGGATGAGATTAGTAAAGCTCGGAGTGAAGACAAGGTCGATGGTGGGGATTATGGATTCCTTGAGGTATGCAAATATTTGTTAATGAAAAAGTTCCTTTCATATATTCTAGCTTCCTTTATCTGTAGGATTAAATTGTCATTTTGAATGTATTTTTGTTATAAATACATTTGTTAACTTATGTTGACTGAAATATCAACTTGTACAGTGCCTTGATGTTGCATACGGGGAATCTCACATACATGAAGCGAGGGATTCTGATTGTCTGTCATGCATGGAAGAGGACCTGGTAAGGGTGACAACCATTAGTAATACAAGTGGACGGATAAAACAGAGGAGGAGGCGACGACCAACCAAAATCCTCACGaacgaaaaaaggaaaaagctGAAAGGGAACGGGCTAAGAGACTTGCAAAGGATGAAGCAACAACAGAAGACTCATCAACGGAAGGAGATGAGGGGGCATGTTATGACATGGAAGAAGATGAAAGGGAATAATATAAAAGGGAAGGAGATGATGAGGGGGCAGGTTATGACATGAAAGGAGATGAAAGGGAAGGAGATGATGAGGGGGAAAGTAATGACATGGAAGGAGATGAAAGGGAAGAAGATAAAAGGGAAGGGGATGATGAGGGGCCAGGTTATGACATGGAAGGAGATGAAAATGATTTGGCACCAACGAAAGAAATAAATGAAGCAAATGCGGATGAGACATTAGTGGCTCATGAACATCAAGACAAAGATACGCCTTAAAAATCAGTTGGTAAAGAGGTTTCATACTGTAACAGAGGATAAATTATTAATGTCTTCACTAGTTGGGTTTCAAACCCCGACGCAGGAAATATATGATGCTTCTCTTGCTAAGTCTAACATTCAGAATGTTTCATTTGTTACTTGGAATTTGTCATGTTCAGATAAATATGGAGAAACAACAACTCTTGTCCCGAAACCTACCTCTGGTGATGCATTTCAACTACAATTCCCAGATGAGAGATCATATGGATCATGTGCTAAAATTTTACCTGGCGACTTTGAGGCTCGGGTGCTAAGTTTTACCGTTGTAGACTTCGATGTGGATGATAAACAAGTCTACAACTGTTCAGAATCAGATGAGACGAagttaaataagagttttatacGCCATTTGCGTAGGAAGAAAGTAGTGTACAGGTCTGTCACTactggtgaaagaaggtctaaTATTGGATTCCAAAACAACCTTGTAAAGTTCATACGCATGTACCAAACAAGAAGCCACCATTGCATTCCCGTTGCATTGGGCATTTTAGACTCCAGGTTAGACCTCTATGATTACACTTATTACAACATGACATGATTGGGAAATGTGTGGTTTGGTATAGTAAAGAATACTAACATGATTATTACCATGATGAAAATGGTAGTTTGTATCCCATCATTAAGGTTCAAGACATGTATGCTAGTATCGACGACTGCAATTCTGTTACAAAAGAGGGTAGTGGTGTTGAAGTAAAGGTATGCCAAAGTTACTATGAATATTTTGATATAATTTTACCAACTCAGCCTACAATTTGGTAATTATATTTTGAAGATTATTAATATACTATGTAGTATGTTAGGACTGCGGATGCCTTGTACACGATTGTGTGGCAAAAAATGTTTGAGAAAAGAAGTTGAAGATGTATGTTGGACCACACATTTGCCGCAAGGGTTTTACTTCATTCTATTACAGCTGATTTATgtacttaattcaattcaacgaTCAGTATAGTTTCTTAAAGCTTGTACGCTTAATAATTAGTATAGTTTCTTAAAGCTTGTACGTTTAACGATCGGTATAGTTTCTTAAATCTTGTACCCTTATCGAATGCATATTATCTGATAACCATAAAATGGTTTATCTTATGGCAAATACGTGTTATGCAATGTCCTGGGAATGTCAAAAGTAAAGATCTTGAAAGTGATACATCCAATCAAGTGAAAGTGATTCTGCGTTCTCGCTTATGCCGTGTTGCAGAGGTccagatatatttttttttgtacaaAGGGTAGTCAATTGGGCCAACAAGGGTAGTAATATTTTCCTTATATGATGTGTACAGGTATATATCCCTGTTTTGAAGGCAATAGGGGAAAAGACACATCATTGGTGGGCAATGTTCGTGTTTGTGAATCGGTCAGAGATCTTTGTCATTGATCTGAACTCCGTTGATCCAGTCTCCGACCACTTTGAAACTATCACAAAAATAATAAGGTGTTAGATTGTTACTAAGTATACAAGCATACATGCATATATGCAAATATGTAAACAATTTCATTTCTTAGTCTATGAGTTTTATCTCAACCATAACATGCAATTGTTCATTGGTAGGTTGATGATCTGGATTATCTATTTCATAGGATTGATAACATTTGGAAAAGAGGGAGTATTAACTCTTGGTTAAAAACGAAAATCATCATAACTCAACAAACGAATTGGTAACATTAtcggttgattttttttttatatatacacgtattatttgaacttaactacTACTTCCTcagttcttttttaaataacacaattatttaggcacattgccaatgcacaatttcaaacattaatatctttaattatggataacaaaaaattataaagagttgatatttaaaaaatatttattgagacgattctaataagaccccacacgactatgttttttcttaagtgtAAATCACAAAATGAAGTCAAAGGACCTTGTGAGAATAGTGTCGAAAATCCAATTGTGTCATATacataagaacggaggaagtataacacATTGTGCGATTTCCTTGTAATAGTCACAGCTGCGGGGTTTACACGTTGGTTGGTATAAAGCAGTATGCGAAGAAATTCTATGAACAGTTAGAAGTGGTAGTTGTTTATGATCAGAGTTATTATATTTGTAACAACAAATTTATTGTATATACAGGAGGATAAAAATGCGGCTCGTTTGTCCCTCCTTACGGAGGATGTTTTGTCACCGTAGAATGATGCTCTGGAGTCCGTCAAAACGTCCATCGAAGCAGCCAACCGAGAACTTGAAGCCAGAGACATAACTAAGGACACATGAGGGGCCTTCATAGGTAGCCCttcattttttttggaattGTAACTTGGCCATTATTTGGGACTGTAAGTTGGCCAATTTCAGTTCAGCGGTTTGGCCCAATTTGTTGAATTGTATGTAGGTTGAATAGCAAGTTCTATGTTCCTTTATAGCCCTTCAATTTTTAGGCTTGTAAAGTAAATAATAGCACAATGGCCCGTATTTTCACAACTACCTCTCTAGaaacttaaatttacaaaccttTCTAGAAAGTTAAATCTATAACCTCAATTGCTTTTGTAGGTTGCACATGAGAATAATAATTCGTAATATCTTATTAGTCTTAACAGGTAATATCTTATTAGtctaaataattataattatgttCAAAATAAGTCATATATTAACATGCAAACTAACATTTATACCAACAAAGTACAACTAACTATGTCAACTCCATGAACTTACTACATTCATATTAAACTGTGTACTACACCATTACACCCACTATATTACAGTCCACAACTAAATTATACAGTCAATAACTAAGATTACACCTCATTTCATGTTTGGAATGAATATCTATTCAAGTTATTATCAACTCCTAGTgactaaaaatctaaaatatatAATCAACTTGACTATATACTTGTTAAATAATGACAAAACCATTATGTCACCAAACTACTTAAAGTGGCTAGTgaactttttatattttctgATGTAGCAAAAAGGGATCAAATATCCACACTAATATCTTTCAGATTTTATTACACGTATAATTTTTACCTTATCCTGAAATTGTAAAACGTATTAGCAGTAAGGGTTGCAAAAAAAAGGGTTCATACAAGATACACTTAAATTCATTGGATATCATTGAAACATTGTAACACTCTTAGTAGAAAAAACATAAAGCACTCTGAAGACAAATGAGAAATAATTAAAACTTCtaataattgaaacttgtacacACTTATAAGTTATTTAGATTTTAACTACTTCATTCTACATACTTTCACTTAAATCTTGTTAATCCTTCACTTGTATCAGTCAATGTCAAACTGATTCCCGTCTTCAAAGTTAAGATCGCAAGCCCGTTGTCAAGGCCATAGGTTGGTGAGGTTCCATAAATAGCATAACAATGCACTTTGCCTCTGCATATAATTATAACCCTCCCATATTAACCGAGACTCTAGTTTCCgttataattaatataattaatatatCAGGAAAATGCAGATGATTTAAATGGCGAGCCTGTGATAGGAATGTATCATGTGACATCCCTTTGCAGTTCCATTCAATTATCTTGAAAATTCTATTTGCTAAATGACCCTTTTTCATTTGGACGTCAGATTAATGTCCAAGCTACGTCCATCTAGTGGATTTGCCGATATGGGTTTTGATCCAAAAACAAAACCACCCAATTCGTTAGTCTGGATTATgttaaaaatatttaacatatccGTATAACTATTAAAATTCAACGTATCAGTACCAACGTCCAACACACAATGCTCCCTTTGACGAGGAAGTGTAGAAACTGGATCAACAAAATGACTCTCCGTTGGTGGGACCAATGGACTATTCTCATCGACGTCCACAGTTTTGAGAGCCCACTTGACCATTACCTTCAACCCCAAAGGCAACAGGGCTAGGTCAGACAAATCAGGTACGTTTGTCAGCCCAACCTTACCATTTTTTATATTATGATCGAGGATGTCCC
This Spinacia oleracea cultivar Varoflay chromosome 6, BTI_SOV_V1, whole genome shotgun sequence DNA region includes the following protein-coding sequences:
- the LOC130463845 gene encoding uncharacterized protein; this encodes MLKVWTKDEISKARSEDKVDGGDYGFLECLDVAYGESHIHEARDSDCLSCMEEDLVRVTTISNTSGRIKQRRRRRPTKILTNEKRKKLKGNGLRDLQRMKQQQKTHQRKEMRGHVMTWKKMKGNNIKGKEMMRGQVMT